The genomic interval CTACCCCTCTCGGACCGCGTGAAGAAAGTCATTTGTGAgtttttctgttcctctcctctgcatcttctcgcGTTCATCTCTCACTGTCTTGGTCcccgtttccctctcttccttctttcctggaGTCCCCTTCATTCGCGGTTCGCTTCCCCGTTTGTCACCAGAGTTGACACGCGCCGTCTTTTGTCGTGTGTTTTCGGTGTCGAGTTTCTatggtgcatgcaggcatcGACGCCTACCTGTGTCACGTTCTTGCACCCCGAAGTGCACATGGATATAAGGGACTGTGTGGGGGATAGCCGCATCTGTGCTTGCGTGTGTGGTCCTTGAAATACCTCTGCATACAGCCATAGGTGAAACTGTCTCTACAGGCTGTTGGATGCGTCCAGCGACGAGCACGACCGTCTACTTTCGTTGAATCTCCAGAagcagactgcatgcacttttcAGCCTTTTCTCGCTGAAGTGCAGCAACCCCTCCGCAGCAGGCAAGTGGTGCTTACGTCTTCCGAGGTGCAGAGTCTTCTGTTTTTGCCTTCAGCTCATCCCGCGGGGCCTTTCACCATTCACTTCTGGGCTCCTGCGCTCAAGTGGGGGATCTGCCTCGCGAACCTCGCTGACATGAAAACGAACAAAGTCGAAAACACTTCCGTTGCTCAGCAGTCAGGTGCGTAGTCTGGGCTGGTCGAGAGGGATGCAAGAACAGacacaagaaaacgaagacactGAACAGTCCCGGGACACAACCGAGCTACGGTAGAGTTCGTCGAGACTCAGAGGCGTGGTGGTCGGAGACAGAACACGCCGGTGTGATGAGCGTGTGTGTTGTTTTTCGCGCCTGTCCGAATTCCTGGATTCGTCGTGAGGATGCCCAGCTGTTGTTGGCGTAGATTCATCCACGGGGTTTAATCGGGTGTGTCTTTGAGTGCCGGTACGTACacgcgaggagaggcagtcgATCCATGACTTCCTGTCTTGCCGGATGACGGAACTTCTAGTCCCTGCTTCCGGGTCAGAAGGTGGTGCATGGAATACCTCAAACCGACTCACAGCCTTCGCTTTCCCACTCGCGTGAGAGATCCCGTGTCTTCGACGCCTATCGTCCACATGTACATGTACGTagatacatgtatatatatgtatatggatgtgtttatatatatatatatatatatatggatgtatatATTTTACATTTATTATTTATAGTGTGGAGGATATAGTTTTAGGGTGTATACGCGTAATCGGATGTAGATGTGTCTGTTCGTTTTTTGTTAGTGTGGAGGTGAGGTCAGagacgtgcatgcatctgtgtaGAAGTGTTTCTACGTTTCTTTGAGACATCTGTGCGAATTGATATGAAGTTTTCTTCTGGCCTCAGCTGTCGCGTTGACGGGGATCATTTGGGCGCGCTACAGCACGGTCATCACGCCGAAAAACtggagtctcttctccggtGAGTCGCTCTCTCGGATTGGAAGGAAACTCAGGTGACAGTCCTCTTGTTCAGTGGCGAAGGCAAAAGTGTATGTTTCTCTTTCATACCTGAATGTagcggcagagacacaggcTCACGCTGTCCATTGCTTTTTTGTCCACGAATGTAAATACATGCAGTCCAATATATGTtgttatatatattaatatgtatatatgtatatatatgtcggCTTAAGCGGCTTGGGACCAAAGATGGCATGTGTGTAAGTGGAGTgcactttcttctgtgtttcgttgTGTTAATCGGATTCGAGATCGGGTTCCCGTCGATTTTCGGATGTGTGTGTTGCCTTTAGTTAATGTGTTCATGGCCATCACGGGGTCGCTTCAGCTGTACCGCGTGTTCATGCACCACCttgcggagaaggagaaagctTCGTCGGCAGCTCCGTCGTCGTGAACACGAAGGAAGTGTCACCAGCATCAAGCGACGGCTTTCTGTGGTCTTGAAGTTGCTGGAGCAGTTTTCCGTTAGAAGTTGTGTTAGTGAACTTGGATGTGACTCTTGAAGCGGCAGTTGCCGCAAGGGCGTCGACGAGAAAACGTAGAAACCGTGATGGGGTTTTTTGCGTGCGTGCGACGCGTGCACCTGCGCTAAAAGAACGGGAAGGCCTTAGGGCATCTTCCTGCGTGCCGTTGAAACACAAGTCCAGTGGTTTGCTCACACCTGTAATTAGCGTGAATGACAACAAGAGTTtgagggagacgcgaggaaccgaacgcatgcagagacgatTCGTTAGGTGCTGGTCCACATCGGCGCCTTCGAAATCGCCCCAGCCGATGCTGGGATGTGGTGCGTGGAGAACCGCGTAGATCTGTCGATGGAAACCCGTCGATGCTCGTTTTTATATGTGCATCTAAATGAATTCATTCTTTCCGTGGTGAAGGAATTTCACTACGTGCTACAAAACGCGGCCGAAAGAGAAATGCATCGAACGCCCATGCGTCTCCGGTACATTTGACACAGAAATGATGTTGCCCACCTCGCAGCTCAGTTTGACACACTGCTTCCGtcgggtgtacatccaccgAAGGTGACCACGTCGGCGGATCCAACGACAGCATCTGGGACATCTCgcgtttgcttttctcttcgtcatGCGTTTTCGGAGCAAGAGTGTGTCAGGGGCTTGTGTGCCCCCAGCAAAGAACAACCCGTTTTTTGATAAGAGGCCGTTTGTTTCGCTGAAAGAAGCAGCTTTTGCACCGGTTCCGTCGGCGTGTGTAACGCTAGACCAAGCTGCACCTGCGTGTCGAGTTCTCCGCCGCCCTGTCGCTTCTGATTAGGGAGTATCGATGCCCTGAGTACGACAGGAAAAGGACCGGTTAACTGCTGTTCAAAGGTTAACCGCTATTCAAACACAACTGTTCCTGTAGATGACCGCTGTTCCCGAGAGTTTAAGTATAGTGGTAACAAGAGTATACTTGAGAAAGCAGCATGTGAATACGCTGTACAAATATGGTACTCGGTACCATACACTAGCAAGGGAAAAGTGTACATGAGAtaaaaagcgagaaacgcggagacgACGGACACCTGAAGGACGCCAATCCACCAAGACATAACCGGCTCACACAGAACGCAAACAGCAAATTTGGTCCATCCACGTTGTCGGGAACACAGAACACACTGCTTGTGTTTGAGCAGTTCTGTACCGGCAGCGACATATTCTCATTGATGAGGAGACACAAGGAACGTAGACTGGCGGTGCAAGGTCTGTGGTCAAACTTCGCTTGCTGCTTTCTGTACTGTGTCGCATGGTACCGTGAGGGAGATCCGCGGACGAATCATGAACTACAACACCTCACGTGGCTCCTACCCTCTAAGGTATTGGTTCCATGCTTTTCAATGAAGCTTTTGTTTCGTGGAGGTCATAGGATTACCGCTCTGCAGTTTTGTACGGCCGAATGCGTGTGAAAACGCAAACGCCTTCGCTGTTGGTTGTATCACTACGACCAGTTTCCTGCAAAGGGACGTGTCTTTTAAGCAGGCTTCAAACTCTACGAAATTCTCTTGAACATCCGGTGGACACGCGATCCTTCACAAATACACGTACTGAATCGCGAGTGACCTGT from Toxoplasma gondii ME49 chromosome VIIa, whole genome shotgun sequence carries:
- a CDS encoding WD-40 repeat protein (encoded by transcript TGME49_204370), which produces MASVVHKIFFPGFAPYLQAKALQLPLSDRVKKVISHPAGPFTIHFWAPALKWGICLANLADMKTNKVENTSVAQQSAVALTGIIWARYSTVITPKNWSLFSVNVFMAITGSLQLYRVFMHHLAEKEKASSAAPSS